GAACTCGGTCAACGTGGCCTGCACGTCGGCAGGCGCCGCGCCCGCGGCCGGGCCCAGGCAGGCGGAAAGCCACGCGGGATTTAACAGGTCGCGGCCGGTGCTCTTGGGAGGTGGCTTCGAAAAATACGGATCGGCCTGAAGCCGCGCGAGCAGTTCGGGCAGGACCTGCCCGCTCGCCGCCCATTGCCCGCCCCGGTCAAAGGGCTGGCCCGTATGAAGCTGGCACCAGTGGTCCATCAAGGCATTGCCGGGGCCGCAGTCGAAACCAAGCACCGCCGGGTCTCCCGGTGCATCGGCTGCGAGCAGCAGGCTCAGGTTGGAAATGCCGCCGATATTCAGCACCGCCACGGATTCGCCCGCCCGTGCGAACAGCGCGCGGTGGAAGGCCGGCACCAGCGGTGCGCCCTGTCCGCCTGCCGCCAGGTCGCGGCTGCGGAAGTCCGCGACCACGTCGATGCCGGTCAATTCGGCCAGCAGCGAGGGATTGTTGACCTGCAGGGTGTAGCCGACGCCGTCGAACTCGGTGGGCCGGTGGCGCACCGTTTGCCCGTGCGCGCCGACGGCGGTCACCTGGCCTGCGGGAACGCCGCTGTCCGCCAGGAGCTGATTGGCCACGCCGGCGTAGATCCGGGCCAGGCCGTTGCCGGCCAGCGCGGCACGGTGAAGTTCGTTGTCGCCGGGGGTGTTGAGCGCCATCAGCTCGGCCCGCAGCGCTGCGGGAAAGGGCGCCGTGGCATAGGCCCGCACGGCGATGCGGCCGCCCGCGAAATCGGCCAGGACGCCATCGACCCCGTCGAGCGAGGTGCCGGACATCAGGCCGATGAACAGTTCGGCGACCATCGCAGAATGGGAGGCGAGCCGCGCGCTGGGTGCCGCGCGGGG
This genomic window from Variovorax paradoxus contains:
- a CDS encoding anhydro-N-acetylmuramic acid kinase; the encoded protein is MVAELFIGLMSGTSLDGVDGVLADFAGGRIAVRAYATAPFPAALRAELMALNTPGDNELHRAALAGNGLARIYAGVANQLLADSGVPAGQVTAVGAHGQTVRHRPTEFDGVGYTLQVNNPSLLAELTGIDVVADFRSRDLAAGGQGAPLVPAFHRALFARAGESVAVLNIGGISNLSLLLAADAPGDPAVLGFDCGPGNALMDHWCQLHTGQPFDRGGQWAASGQVLPELLARLQADPYFSKPPPKSTGRDLLNPAWLSACLGPAAGAAPADVQATLTEFTASVCAAEVLRYGNNSNLLIVCGGGALNDHLLERLRAHLPGVEVAASTAHGLPPLQVEAAAFAWLARSTVRREAGNLASVTGARGGRVLGAVYPA